From a single Oreochromis niloticus isolate F11D_XX linkage group LG3, O_niloticus_UMD_NMBU, whole genome shotgun sequence genomic region:
- the shbg gene encoding sex hormone-binding globulin — protein sequence MCCGMTWKAMAGALLLTLNLILLGWGAEGQGNGRDKKEVPGSSTVYLGQNTHDWRPLIHTTVNLSQIGSIKSSFQFRTFDPEGLVFYGDTQNGDDWFVLSLKDGVPLMQINKEGVLVSVAGTPRLNDGKWHTMEVSNQGKFVILEVDGTGGLVVGMHSKQIEEVIHGKLRLSLGGMLIGKEKMIVQFNPKMDGCVRKGNWLNLTVPWVAEADELQPCYENIQPGSYFPGTGFAIFNTSDFQIDEDHGVRIELWGDFSQMDGTLLSIKADGEELVFSVVADNNTKDFTFTSREEVLTMKNTFKRLQIKFQKDSLRVVKHEDESSADFSVSAGSNTSYLSAWRDGHLAIGGLLGENDDDVGSKFLTGCLEKIQVQGKDLDLDSARVKHVSVSSHSCPA from the exons ATGTGCTGCGGGATGACTTGGAAAGCAATGGCAGGTGCACTGCTGCTCACTCTGAACCTTATTTTGCTGGGGTGGGGAGCTGAGGGCCAGGGAAACGGACGTGATAAG AAAGAGGTGCCGGGCAGTTCTACCGTCTATCTGGGCCAGAACACGCACGACTGGAGGCCGCTGATCCACACAACGGTCAACCTTAGTCAGATCGGCAG CATCAAATCCTCCTTTCAGTTCCGGACATTTGACCCAGAAGGTCTGGTTTTCTACGGAGACACACAAAACGGGGATGACTGGTTTGTTTTGTCGCTGAAAGACGGCGTCCCCCTGATGCAGATCAACAAAGAAGGCGTGCTCGTCAGCGTAGCGGGCACCCCGAGGCTCAATGACGGGAAATGGCACACA ATGGAAGTGAGCAACCAGGGCAAGTTCGTAATTCTGGAGGTGGATGGCACTGGCGGGCTGGTGGTGGGCATGCATTCCAAGCAGATAGAGGAGGTCATTCACGGTAAATTACGACTGTCCCTTGGCGGGATGCTGATCGGCAAAGAAAAGATGATTGTTCAG TTCAATCCCAAAATGGATGGCTGTGTGCGGAAAGGCAACTGGCTGAACCTCACCGTCCCATGGGTGGCAGAGGCAGACGAGCTCCAGCCTTGCTATGAAAACATCCAACCTGGCAGCTACTTCCCTGGCACAGGATTTGCCATTTTCAACACCTCAG atTTCCAGATCGATGAAGATCACGGGGTCCGTATTGAACTGTGGGGGGATTTCAGCCAGATGGACGGGACCCTTTTGAGCATCAAAGCTGATGGGGAGGAGCTCGTGTTCTCTGTGGTAGCTGATAATAACACAAAG GACTTCACATTCACCTCTAGAGAAGAGGTGCTCACCATGAAGAACACTTTCAAGAGGCTCCAAATTAAGTTTCAGAAGGATTCGCTGAGGGTGGTTAAACATGAGGATGAATCATCGGCTGATTTTTCAGTCAGTGCAGGGAGCAACACCAGTTATTTATCAGCTTGGAGAGATGGTCATCTTGCCATTGGAGGCCTTTTGG gtgagaatgacGACGATGTCGGCTCCAAGTTCTTGACAGGCTGTCTGGAGAAGATCCAGGTCCAAGGGAAGGATTTGGATCTGGATTCGGCGCGCGTCAAACACGTGTCCGTTTCCTCTCACAGCTGCCCCGCTTAA
- the zbtb4 gene encoding daf-12-interacting protein 1, whose product MDVKHRPFKPPRHDSSPSSSPSSSSSPMTVHALIRKDIKSPPPLKCSKLSSETQFHRSPPRSSTGPFGGCYARDGWDDRHRAANGTASPSQTAQILFSLGTSAYQRGGDGERREKITGRPSGKAGSPHGPSLHPPTLHLPPPLPPPPPPPSEGLTAPPHSSSYSPTDSLKPELICGVCHRLFSSASSLTVHMRLHRGSRALCCRYCGKVFIHSKRLQSHEASCRVPGLPSNSLRPPSLTIQPKEEPLEEGEVRVEGGMIVGETDISKARPGKKARSLLARIQGDDAAGTEVLAGDENHFVKVVDGNVIYFCSVCERSYMTLSSLKRHSNVHSWRRKYPCHYCDKVFALAEYRTKHEVWHTGERRYQCIFCWDAFATYYNLKTHQKTIHGINPSLISSEKTANGGYKQKANALKLYRLLPMRSQKRPYKTYSDSLHNGLLLPPTETPPLSLPGLGCALGPGDLQSLISGAHPQSLKPDPDAFPDGFPVSVTAEHRDLSALTPLPQIDMSQVRKHESEALESEQGRGSGSFKMSNSSKTKSLKSGRGTETSMPSVITYGHTKPSVIVHGTAVSSSVIVHSNQVTSGSEKSPVNSPSPENSDSQTVVKGPSRPNKKQRDSIDNHRKRSRDSSDTAEEGSRGRQDGETGRLFHKSRKSHSKSDISNSKQLSASVGSQVKEAGPLCQITVRIGEEAIVKRSISETDLRRDKSLSPPKTKRSETSSVRDAKEPRHSHSHHHHHHRHRLQSRASMEAEGDKEGGDSEEEEEEEDVVRKKSPKSPSEVREYYFRQEVREHESDHDTEDNLWRPYYSYKPKRKAQAHLQRVKSWQRKLKYKRSIRLKRRAERLKNLSNKETEKSQDEEEDATTEEAEKLPKANRDKREGEKKDKNKEAEEEVKEARHEVSTSPVHSPKPPQSTSVAPTGIKRRPWTNGNAAECGTCGRWFSSPRKRDKHELSHLLEFVCLFCRATFPSRDKLEDHQRAQHPKPTEAPCAPLKAAHEQVEGAKPVPEISKYDEDKGGQGGLGGSHSSPSRLSRRALSRHTCPQCHKVCKTSSALNRHIRRHELSSSPEREREDKDTEPKTAETVADILSRDLETEKAELPSALSVSVISYSTPEPPSSGECLASQQPEERLCELTGDHQVSETSDEPELTEPTLPAPEREPAPKAADPPLDAPVNLTPTNHKLTSATPSTLQTVLVMNGSECLDYRTPSKKHLDSQIHRIPSPVHAMASANTSPNVPMTSQTRITTAAPPVSMTTSSSSEGGFMKRDGVIMDRERQGGSSLFLHAGYKEPPLVQDLRVQSLSRSPSPNEAQDLTMSSILAREREVERQREKERELERQREREREKEIVREREKELERVQQVSRAAHVPEDQITLLVPKEEPLSPVASPQHIPTQTTMNGPSSHRHTPKSPCRSPSTIGLIAQANHQVHSSSQGLDRLTLPTGAAGAGDRPSAHALLLPRAPQPPEPEHQDTISSRESQQGNTTPVGYPSQDYPLPLIVPDSYRSGKKQEENLLMSSYPPGTLPFGPLGKVMVPNGGDLAKLPFYPDPYQLLYGPQFLAYPYNLAALPVALNMMAPGGDKVEPLPFLPAIFNYAATAGPYMGAAPIPSWQTQASTAAAAAAAKSNGTAAAANPRTASH is encoded by the coding sequence ATGGACGTAAAGCACAGACCTTTTAAACCCCCAAGACACGACAGCTCTCCGtcctcttcaccctcctcctcatcatctcCCATGACTGTTCATGCACTCATCAGAAAGGACATCAAATCGCCACCTCCTCTAAAGTGCTCCAAGCTCAGTTCAGAGACTCAGTTTCACAGGTCGCCACCAAGATCCTCCACCGGGCCTTTTGGGGGATGTTATGCTAGAGATGGATGGGATGACAGGCACAGGGCGGCCAACGGTACAGCCTCACCCTCACAGACTGCTCAGATCCTCTTCAGTCTGGGCACATCAGCCTATCAGAGAGGCGGGGATGGAGAGAGACGAGAGAAAATAACAGGAAGGCCATCTGGGAAAGCGGGGAGCCCTCACGGACCAAGTCTTCACCCACCCACCCTCCATCTCCCTCCCCCtttaccaccaccaccacctcctccctcCGAGGGCCTCACTGCACCCCCACACTCATCCTCCTACTCCCCTACTGACAGCCTGAAGCCTGAACTGATTTGTGGTGTGTGCCATCGGCTGTTTAGCTCAGCCTCCTCCCTCACGGTCCACATGCGGCTGCATCGTGGCAGCCGCGCCCTTTGCTGCCGTTACTGTGGCAAGGTCttcatccacagcaagagaCTGCAATCCCACGAGGCCTCCTGCAGGGTGCCAGGCCTGCCCTCTAATAGCCTTCGCCCTCCTTCTCTCACTATACAGCCAAAGGAGGAGCCGCTGGAGGAGGGCGAGGTGAGAGTGGAGGGGGGAATGATTGTGGGAGAGACAGACATCAGCAAGGCACGGCCAGGGAAGAAAGCACGAAGCCTCCTGGCGCGTATCCAAGGTGATGATGCAGCAGGCACAGAGGTGCTGGCGGGTGATGAGAACCATTTTGTGAAGGTGGTAGACGGCAATGTCATCTACTTCTGCTCTGTGTGCGAGCGCTCCTACATGACCCTCTCCAGCCTGAAGCGTCACTCTAATGTGCACTCCTGGCGCCGCAAATATCCGTGCCATTACTGCGACAAGGTCTTTGCCCTGGCCGAGTACCGCACAAAGCATGAGGTGTGGCACACAGGAGAGCGCCGCTACCAGTGCATCTTCTGCTGGGACGCCTTCGCCACGTACTACAATCTCAAAACCCATCAGAAGACCATCCATGGGATTAATCCCAGCCTCATCTCCAGTGAGAAGACAGCTAACGGGGGTTATAAGCAGAAAGCTAACGCCCTCAAACTGTACCGTCTTCTTCCCATGCGCTCCCAGAAGAGACCCTACAAGACTTACAGTGACAGTTTGCATAACGGCCTGCTCCTGCCACCAACCGAAACACCTCCCCTCTCCCTGCCCGGCCTGGGCTGTGCTCTGGGCCCCGGGGACCTGCAAAGCCTAATCAGTGGGGCCCACCCTCAGAGTCTAAAGCCTGACCCAGATGCCTTCCCTGATGGATTCCCTGTCTCTGTGACTGCTGAGCACAGGGACCTCTCTGCACTAACACCCCTCCCCCAGATAGATATGTCCCAAGTTAGAAAACATGAGAGTGAGGCCCTTGAGTCAGAGCAGGGGAGAGGTAGTGGCAGCTTCAAAATGTCCAACAGCAGTAAAACCAAAAGTCTCAAGAGTGGTAGAGGCACAGAGACGAGCATGCCTTCTGTGATAACATATGGCCATACAAAGCCCTCCGTCATAGTTCACGGGACAGCCGTGTCATCCTCTGTCATTGTGCATAGCAATCAGGTCACGTCTGGAAGTGAGAAAAGCCCAGTGAACAGCCCATCCCCCGAAAACAGTGACAGTCAGACTGTAGTCAAGGGCCCGTCTCGGCCCAACAAAAAGCAAAGGGACAGCATAGATAATCACAGAAAGAGGTCAAGAGACAGTTCAGATACGGCAGAGGAGGGCTCGAGAGGCAGGCAGGATGGAGAGACAGGCAGATTATTTCACAAATCACGCAAGTCCCACAGCAAGAGTGACATCTCTAACTCAAAGCAGCTGTCAGCATCTGTAGGGTCACAGGTCAAAGAGGCAGGGCCACTGTGTCAGATTACTGTACGTATTGGTGAGGAGGCCATAGTGAAGCGCAGCATATCTGAGACAGACCTCAGGAGAGATAAGAGCCTTTCTCCCCCCAAAACCAAACGCAGTGAAACGTCATCTGTGCGGGACGCCAAGGAACCACGCCACTCTCactcccaccaccaccaccaccacagacACCGCCTCCAAAGCAGAGCCAGCATGGAAGCAGAGGGCGATAAGGAAGGTGGAGactctgaggaggaggaggaggaggaagacgtGGTCAGGAAAAAGAGCCCCAAATCCCCCAGTGAAGTGAGGGAGTACTACTTTCGTCAGGAGGTGCGCGAGCACGAGAGTGACCATGACACAGAGGACAATTTATGGCGACCTTACTACTCCTATAAGCCTAAGAGAAAGGCCCAAGCACATCTACAGAGGGTAAAGAGCTGGCAGAGGAAGCTAAAGTACAAGCGCTCCATCCGGCTGAAGAGGAGGGCAGAGAGGCTTAAGAACCTTTcaaataaagaaacagagaaatcaCAAGATGAAGAAGAGGATGCAACAACTGAGGAGGCTGAAAAACTGCCAAAAGCTAACAGAGAcaagagagagggggaaaagaaagataaaaataaagagGCTGAAGAAGAGGTTAAGGAGGCCCGCCATGAGGTTTCCACCTCTCCTGTGCACTCTCCAAAACCTCCTCAGTCTACCTCAGTGGCTCCTACAGGAATAAAAAGGCGGCCGTGGACTAACGGGAATGCAGCTGAGTGTGGTACGTGCGGCCGCTGGTTCTCGAGCCCCAGAAAACGAGACAAACATGAGCTGAGCCACCTGCTGGAGTTTGTTTGCCTCTTCTGTCGAGCTACTTTCCCCTCGAGGGATAAGCTGGAAGACCACCAGAGAGCCCAGCATCCCAAACCTACTGAAGCCCCCTGTGCACCTCTCAAAGCTGCTCACGAACAAGTAGAAGGGGCCAAACCTGTGCCGGAGATTTCAAAGTATGATGAAGATAAGGGGGGACAGGGTGGCCTGGGAGGGAGTCACTCTAGTCCAAGTCGTCTAAGCAGAAGGGCCTTATCACGACACACGTGCCCGCAGTGTCACAAGGTGTGCAAGACATCCTCCGCACTGAATCGACACATCCGACGCCACGAGCTCAGCAGTTCtccagagagagaaagggaagaTAAAGACACAGAGCCAAAAACAGCAGAGACAGTTGCCGACATTCTTAGCAGAGACCTAGAGACTGAAAAAGCAGAGCTTCCCAGTGCTCTCTCTGTTTCAGTCATCAGCTATTCGACGCCAGAGCCGCCCAGCAGTGGCGAGTGTTTGGCGTCGCAGCAGCCTGAGGAGCGCCTCTGTGAGCTCACAGGAGATCATCAGGTGTCAGAAACCAGTGACGAACCTGAACTAACAGAGCCCACACTTCCAGCTCCAGAGAGAGAGCCCGCACCAAAAGCTGCAGACCCTCCGTTAGACGCCCCAGTAAACCTTACACCCACCAACCACAAATTAACATCTGCCACGCCCTCCACCCTCCAGACTGTGCTCGTCATGAACGGATCTGAATGTCTCGACTACCGCACTCCCAGCAAAAAGCACCTAGACAGTCAGATCCACAGAATACCCAGCCCTGTGCACGCAATGGCATCTGCCAACACCTCCCCAAATGTGCCCATGACATCACAGACCAGAATAAccactgctgctcctcctgtTTCCATGACAACATCTTCCAGCTCCGAGGGGGGATTCATGAAACGGGATGGGGTCATTATGGACAGAGAGAGGCAGGGTGGGAGCAGTTTATTTCTACACGCCGGTTACAAGGAGCCCCCTCTGGTGCAAGATCTCAGAGTCCAGTCCCTGTCCCGCAGTCCCTCTCCCAATGAAGCACAAGACCTGACCATGTCCTCCATACTAGCTCGCGAGAGGGAGGTAGAGAGgcaaagggagaaagagagggagctggagagacagagagagcgggagagggagaaagaaattgtgagggagagagaaaaggaacTAGAGAGGGTCCAGCAAGTCAGTAGAGCTGCTCACGTCCCAGAGGACCAGATCACACTTTTGGTCCCCAAAGAGGAGCCCTTGAGCCCTGTCGCATCTCCCCAACATATCCCCACTCAAACCACTATGAATGGACCCTCATCACACAGGCACACTCCCAAATCCCCCTGCCGGTCACCTTCGACCATTGGACTGATAGCTCAAGCCAACCACCAGGTTCACTCCAGTTCacaaggacttgacaggctcacgCTGCCCACCGGAGCAGCTGGTGCCGGCGACCGCCCCTCTGCCCACGCTCTGCTTCTCCCCCGAGCCCCGCAGCCACCTGAGCCAGAGCACCAGGACACCATTTCTTCTAGAGAATCCCAGCAAGGTAACACCACCCCAGTGGGCTACCCTTCCCAGGATTATCCACTACCCCTCATTGTGCCGGACAGCTACCGCTCTGGTAAGAAGCAGGAGGAAAACCTGCTCATGTCCTCCTACCCGCCTGGAACGCTTCCCTTTGGCCCCTTGGGAAAAGTGATGGTCCCTAATGGCGGGGACCTGGCCAAGCTGCCATTCTATCCGGACCCCTACCAGCTGCTGTATGGGCCCCAGTTCCTGGCCTATCCCTACAACTTGGCAGCGCTGCCCGTGGCTCTGAATATGATGGCACCGGGGGGAGACAAAGTGGAGCCTCTGCCCTTCCTCCCTGCCATCTTCAACTACGCAGCAACTGCCGGGCCTTACATGGGGGCGGCCCCCATCCCCTCGTGGCAAACCCAAGCCTCTACAGcggcagcagcggcagcagcaaaaAGCAAcgggacagcagcagcagcaaacccTAGGACAGCCTCGCACTAA